The following coding sequences lie in one Rutidosis leptorrhynchoides isolate AG116_Rl617_1_P2 chromosome 6, CSIRO_AGI_Rlap_v1, whole genome shotgun sequence genomic window:
- the LOC139852437 gene encoding uncharacterized protein, translating into MSNNNNNPPSLVSLAIDATLFNLHNISDLSFLPDHILIDLFLRTIKAGKLTPRILKIFVATEKEEVISLIQALNIQLVLTPVLPTRCSDKF; encoded by the exons atgagcaataataataataatccgccATCATTGGTTTCTCTTGCAATTGATGCAACTCTTTTCAATCTTCACAACATCTCAGATCTCTCTTTTCTTCCTGATCATATCCTCATCGATCTTTTTCTG AGAACTATTAAAGCTGGGAAACTAACCCCGAGGATTTTGAAGATTTTTGTCGCAACTGAGAAGGAAGAAGTTATTTCTTTGATCCAAGCCCTTAATATCCAGCTTGTTTTGACCCCTGTTCTCCCAACCC GATGTTCGGACAAGTTCTAA
- the LOC139852436 gene encoding probable UDP-arabinopyranose mutase 5 produces MSQVTIDTNEVDIVIAAFNSDLTSFLEEWRPIFSRFHLIIVQDPDLKEGLKIPKGFDVDVYTKSDIEKFLSSSSSAAMFSGYSCRYFGYLVSKKKYIVSIDDDCSPAKDNNGDIVDIVTQHITNLKTPATPLFFNTLYDPYRKGADFVRGYPFSLRTGVPCVLSCGLWLNFADYDAPTQALKPELRNTRYVDAVMTVPKNSMMPMSGVNIAFDREIVGPSILPALKLTKEGKYRWETMEDIWCGLVVKVICDHLQLGVKTGIPYVWRNERGSAIDSLKKEWQGVKLMEELVPFFQTLKLSNDAVTAEACVMEMAAAIEKGIGGSRLELANAADNMVEWVKIRKEVESRVLG; encoded by the coding sequence ATGTCGCAAGTAACCATTGATACCAATGAAGTTGATATTGTGATTGCTGCTTTCAATTCTGACCTCACCTCATTCTTAGAAGAATGGCGGCCCATATTTTCCCGATTCCATTTGATAATCGTTCAAGATCCCGACCTTAAAGAAGGACTCAAAATCCCAAAAGGTTTCGACGTTGACGTCTACACCAAATCAGATATAGAAaaatttctttcttcttcttcaagtGCCGCCATGTTTTCCGGTTACTCGTGTCGCTATTTCGGCTACCTTGTTTCTAAAAAAAAGTACATAGTATCGATCGATGATGATTGTAGTCCCGCTAAGGACAACAATGGTGATATTGTTGACATTGTCACCCAACACATCACCAACCTTAAAACACCCGCAACTCCTTTATTTTTCAACACGCTTTATGACCCGTATAGAAAAGGAGCCGACTTTGTTCGTGGGTACCCGTTTAGCTTACGGACCGGGGTACCGTGTGTTCTCTCGTGTGGGTTATGGCTTAATTTTGCAGACTACGATGCACCCACACAAGCTTTGAAACCAGAACTTAGAAACACACGATACGTTGACGCGGTTATGACTGTACCCAAGAATTCAATGATGCCGATGAGCGGAGTCAACATAGCATTTGACCGTGAAATTGTGGGGCCCTCAATTTTACCAGCTTTGAAGCTAACAAAAGAAGGGAAATATAGGTGGGAAACAATGGAAGATATATGGTGTGGGCTTGTTGTGAAAGTGATTTGTGATCACTTGCAATTAGGTGTCAAAACGGGTATCCCGTATGTGTGGAGGAATGAAAGAGGGAGTGCGATTGATAGTTTGAAAAAAGAATGGCAAGGGGTTAAGTTAATGGAGGAATTGGTTCCATTTTTTCAGACGTTGAAGTTATCTAATGATGCGGTTACAGCAGAAGCTTGTGTGATGGAAATGGCGGCTGCTATAGAAAAGGGGATCGGTGGGTCCCGTCTGGAGCTTGCTAATgctgctgataatatggtggaatgggTCAAGATTAGAAAGGAAGTTGAGTCTCGGGTTTTGGGTTGA